A region from the Coffea eugenioides isolate CCC68of chromosome 9, Ceug_1.0, whole genome shotgun sequence genome encodes:
- the LOC113783003 gene encoding phosducin-like protein 3, with translation MADYHFVYKDLEGASTQWDDIQRKLGNLPPKAPAFKPPSFTPAEDPDSKPKDKAWVDDKTEEELEDLEDDLDDDRFLQEYRKNRLAEMRELAKIARFGSVMPISGSDFVREVSQAPADVWVVVVLYKDGHADCELLLQCLEELAQRYPATKFVKIISTDCIPNYPDQNIPTLLVYNNSAVKANYVGLRSFGRKCTPEGVALVLCQSDPVLNDGQGGGDQSKKDVLDGVRKRFIEKVVTAREDDDGSSSD, from the exons ATGGCAGATTACCATTTTGTGTACAAGGATCTGGAAGGTGCCTCGACGCAATGGGACGATATCCAGAGAAAATTAGGGAACCTTCCTCCCAAAGCCCCTGCTTTCAAGCCCCCTTCTTTCACCCCAGCCGAAGACCCCGACTCAAAGCCCAAAGACAAGGCCTGGGTCGATGACAAGACCGAAGAAGAACTTGAAGACCTTGAAGATGATCTTGACGATGATCGCTTCCTCCAAGAATACAG GAAGAATAGGTTGGCAGAGATGAGAGAATTAGCCAAAATTGCGAGGTTTGGGTCAGTGATGCCGATTTCTGGATCTGATTTTGTGCGAGAAGTTTCACAAGCACCAGCAGATGTTTGGGTTGTGGTGGTTCTTTACAAGGACGG ACACGCCGATTGTGAGCTTCTTTTGCAATGTTTGGAAGAACTGGCTCAAAGATATCCGGCAACCAAGTTTGTGAAAATTATATCTACTGACTGCATTCCTAACTATCCTGATCAAAATATTCCAACTCTTTTGGTGTACAACAACAGTGCAGTCAAAGCAAACTATGTGGGTCTCCGTAGCTTTGGTCGGAAATGCACACCTGAAG GTGTTGCATTAGTTCTCTGTCAGTCGGATCCAGTTCTCAATGATGGTCAGGGTGGGGGTGACCAGTCTAAGAAAGATGTTCTTGATGGAGTCAGGAAGAGGTTTATAGAGAAGGTTGTGACAGCGCGCGAAGATGATGACGGATCTTCAAGTGATTAG
- the LOC113782715 gene encoding pentatricopeptide repeat-containing protein At2g16880 yields the protein MNPNPPPNPSLNPSQLITTITNLLTTQKSPLLPPNSALLRPYLPHLTPPILHSIFTSPTLLSSHSTSLLSFFKLVQSHKPCLTLPLPSLISLLNSLFRRNKFADAKALLLSFISSDHPRHNLHHHLLHPSKSLPPPNNALLDTSIGAYCQCGHTHLAAMVFKKMKRLRLRPNLLTLNTLLNSLVKYPSTHSVHFCKELLNDALKLGVKTNTNTFNILISGYCLEYKFRDATNLLNEMREFGCEPDSVSYNTILDALGKKGRLQEVRDLLLDMKNSGLVPDRNTYNILVNGYCKMGWLKDAAKITELMTQNSLLPDIWTYNMLINGLCNEGRINEAFKLRDDMEGLKLYPDVVTYNTLINGCFENGKSSEAFQLLEEMKGRGVKLNEVTHNIVVKWYSNAGKMREASDVLRRMEEDGFSPDCLTYNTLISRYCKAGNLAEAFRMMNEMGGKGLKMDTVTLNTALHSLCQQRMLNEARDLLKSAVKRGYIVDEVSYGTLIVGYFKDENVDTALKLWSEMKEKGICPSIITYNSVIAGLCKTGKTEQAMGKLNELLENGLVPDEITYNTIIQGYCWEGNIEKAFLFHNKMVEKSFKPGIYTCNILLRGLCRERMLSKAIKLFKTWISKGKVLDAVTYNTLITALCKEGRLDEALGLVAEMQEKKLEPDSYTYNAIVGAFADVGRINEAKELLPKMAEMGISFDLPAAINKEQDAAGESSDQFDQSSIATAEQITELCTKGRFKDAMHIYGEMTKKGIAVHRSAYIALMNGLVKRRKSTLKSV from the coding sequence ATGAACCCAAATCCCCCTCCAAACCCCTCCTTAAACCCTTCTCAACTGATCACCACCATCACCAACCTCCTCACCACCCAAAAAAGCCCCTTATTGCCGCCCAACTCCGCCCTCCTCCGCCCTTATCTCCCCCACCTAACCCCACCGATCCTCCACTCCATTTTCACTTCCCCCACCCTCCTCTCCTCCCACTCCACTTCCCTCCTCTCTTTCTTCAAGCTGGTGCAATCCCACAAGCCCTGCCTCACCCTCCCCCTCCCTTCCCTAATCTCCCTCCTCAATTCCCTCTTCCGCCGCAACAAATTTGCCGATGCCAAGGCCCTCCtcctttccttcatttcttccgATCACCCCCGCCACAacctccaccaccacctcctccaCCCCTCCAAATCCCTCCCTCCGCCCAATAATGCCCTTTTGGACACTTCCATTGGTGCCTACTGCCAATGCGGCCACACCCACCTCGCCGCCATGGTTTTCAAGAAGATGAAGCGCCTCCGCCTTCGCCCGAATCTACTCACTCTCAATACCCTCTTGAATTCGCTGGTAAAGTACCCTTCCACCCACTCAGTCCATTTTTGTAAAGAGTTATTGAATGATGCTCTTAAGCTCGGCGTTAAGACAAATACAAATACTTTTAATATCTTGATAAGCGGATATTGTTTGGAATATAAGTTCAGAGATGCTACTAATTTGTTGAATGAAATGAGGGAGTTTGGTTGTGAACCAGATAGTGTGAGTTATAATACGATATTGGATGCCTTAGGTAAGAAGGGTAGGTTGCAAGAGGTTCGTGATTTATTGCTCGATATGAAGAACAGTGGGTTGGTTCCGGATAGGAATACGTATAATATCTTGGTTAATGGGTACTGTAAAATGGGGTGGTTGAAGGATGCTGCTAAGATCACTGAGTTGATGACCCAAAATAGTTTGTTGCCTGACATTTGGACTTACAATATGTTGATTAACGGGTTGTGCAATGAGGGAAGGATTAATGAGGCCTTTAAGCTTCGTGACGATATGGAGGGGTTGAAATTGTATCCCGATGTGGTTACTTATAATACTTTGATTAACGGGTGCTTCGAAAATGGAAAGAGTTCTGAGGCTTTTCAGTTGCTTGAGGAGATGAAAGGAAGAGGAGTGAAACTAAATGAGGTTACTCATAATATCGTGGTTAAGTGGTATAGTAATGCAGGGAAGATGCGTGAAGCTAGTGATGTTTTACGTAGGATGGAAGAGGATGGGTTTTCTCCAGATTGTCTAACCTACAACACTTTGATAAGCAGATACTGCAAAGCTGGGAACTTGGCTGAAGCTTTTAGAATGATGAACGAAATGGGTGGTAAAGGTTTGAAAATGGATACTGTGACTCTGAATACTGCTCTTCACTCTCTTTGTCAACAAAGGATGCTTAATGAGGCACGTGACTTACTTAAGAGTGCAGTAAAGCGAGGTTATATTGTCGATGAAGTTAGTTATGGCACTCTAATTGTCGGTTACTTTAAAGATGAAAATGTGGACACAGCTCTCAAGCTCTGGAGTGAGATGAAAGAAAAAGGTATTTGTCCCAGCATTATCACATACAACTCTGTGATAGCAGGGCTTTGCAAGACTGGAAAAACTGAACAAGCAATGGGGAAACTCAATGAGCTTTTGGAGAATGGGTTGGTCCCTGATGAAATTACCTACAACACAATTATTCAAGGCTACTGCTGGGAGGGAAATATTGAGAAAGCATTTCTCTTTCACAATAAAATGGTTGAGAAATCATTCAAACCTGGCATCTATACATGCAATATTCTTCTTCGTGGGCTTTGCAGGGAAAGGATGCTTTCAAAAGCTATCAAGCTATTTAAAACATGGATATCGAAGGGGAAAGTTCTTGATGCAGTAACTTACAACACATTGATAACGGCCTTATGTAAAGAAGGGAGGCTGGATGAGGCATTGGGCCTTGTTGctgaaatgcaagaaaagaagCTAGAGCCTGACAGTTACACATATAATGCCATTGTTGGTGCATTTGCTGATGTGGGAAGAATAAATGAAGCGAAGGAGCTCCTGCCAAAAATGGCTGAAATGGGAATATCATTTGACCTACCTGCAGCAATAAACAAAGAGCAAGATGCCGCTGGTGAATCATCAGATCAGTTTGATCAAAGTTCTATTGCTACTGCAGAGCAGATAACTGAGCTATGTACTAAAGGGAGATTCAAAGATGCCATGCACATATATGGAGAAATGACTAAGAAGGGTATTGCTGTTCACAGATCTGCATATATTGCCCTAATGAATGGGCTTGTCAAGAGGAGGAAAAGTACACTGAAGTCtgtttga
- the LOC113782034 gene encoding LOB domain-containing protein 11-like: protein MEHCRQQNTPPSPYQNATPPTQYPCAACKSLRRRCSDKCVLAPYFPSSEPLRFNIVHKVYGASNIIRRLQELPEPQRSDAVNSMVYEAGARIRDPVYGCAGTVTLLQQQILGLQEELAKAQAEILNMQCQIANLVSLDWMEMFPSQEQETFN from the exons ATGGAACACTGCCGCCAGCAGAATACTCCACCATCTCCTTATCAAAATGCAACACCACCTACCCAGTATCCTTGCGCAGCATGCAAATCTCTCCGCCGTAGATGTTCCGACAAATGTGTCTTGGCCCCTTATTTTCCTTCCTCGGAACCATTGAGGTTCAACATCGTCCACAAAGTTTATGGAGCTAGCAACATCATCAGAAGGTTGCAG GAACTTCCGGAGCCTCAAAGATCAGATGCTGTGAATAGCATGGTTTACGAAGCTGGTGCAAGAATCAGGGATCCAGTTTACGGTTGCGCTGGTACAGTGACCCTACTTCAGCAGCAAATTCTGGGGCTTCAAGAAGAGTTGGCGAAAGCGCAGGCCGAGATCCTTAATATGCAATGCCAGATTGCCAATTTAGTCTCGTTAGATTGGATGGAAATGTTTCCGTCGCAAGAGCAAGAAACCTTTAATTAA
- the LOC113783103 gene encoding uncharacterized protein LOC113783103 translates to MESSNGSTTSQPAPAVVKLKPIEATPETFQEFGQVIEASPDGEEFGPADAQLDLSRGIPRFYIMHLEGRALKFSNITHHANVTQCLGSIGGNVWYLGVAKPSIVDPSEIKGTTGADVIQSHCGHYHVPPSVDDVRAFRISGPKFLKLNRGTWHAGPLFKQDAMDFYNLELSNTNVVDHTTHNFVKKNNVVFMLDD, encoded by the exons ATGGAATCTTCCAACGGTTCAACGACGTCGCAGCCGGCGCCGGCGGTGGTGAAGCTGAAACCCATTGAAGCCACTCCAGAAACCTTCCAAGAATTCGGCCAAGTGATTGAGGCCAGCCCTGATGGTGAAGAGTTTGGCCCTGCTGACGCTCAACTTGACCTCTCCCGTGGGATTCCAAG GTTTTATATTATGCATCTTGAAGGTAGGGCTCTCAAGTTTTCCAACATAACCCATCATGCTAATGTCACCCAGTGTTTGGGTTCAATTGGTGGCAATGTCTGGTATCTTGGAGTTGCTAAACCATCGATTGTCGATCCAAGTGAAATTAAGGGCACAACAGGGGCGGACGTTATACAATCACATTGCGGCCATTACCATGTTCCTCCCTCTGTTGATGATGTGCGTGCTTTCAGAATTTCAGGTCCTAAGTTTCTGAAGTTGAATCGTGGTACGTGGCACGCAGGGCCTCTGTTTAAGCAAGATGCAATGGACTTTTACAACCTAGAACTCAGCAACACCAAT GTGGTTGACCACACAACACATAACTTTGTTAAGAAGAATAACGTGGTCTTTATGTTGGATGACTAG
- the LOC113782033 gene encoding uncharacterized protein LOC113782033 translates to MAESTRFRTLEDQLKKQEARLQEMVDSVAGVQAACQHQFQEELEQRSSRLEALVGSLNQRFDSIELKFNNQLTVMLKEKGCAELETRISEPLLPTPPSHMKLGNPNGAQFTPPESRSKQFTPILPKLEMPMFAAGNPREWLRKCQKYFVNYQIPDNQKVEMVEMFLEGKADNWFQGVKLERPQLSWTGFSDLLCERFSGKGSRDVVEEFNKLQQKGAVEEYEEKFEELKTLMLLRNPKLDELYFVSSFFSGLKEEIRPMVKMFKPQTLAKAFEVAELQECSLEVQAKHSRNAGKMMLESRFGLSKNISSGQRSSSSYRIPAITPNNNKQENVAREFNKVSVEEIQYKRKHGLCYRCGEKFGAGHRCRTGNLNCLDLEEGEETNFEDAEGEQDENTRRVGELAEVSLNALNDAMSRKSIILRSNMGGLPIKILVDTGTSNSFIHFGLAKSLYLPHREVTPFTVTLADGTNITSGAVCPGVQWRIQDYQFQFDLKVMELGTWDIILGVDWMYQFSPITFDFHSLSISLSSSGSLLHLQGLINQPVMELVRGKDLRTFIEEKRRHCAALQAESQQHRQVDVPERVEAVLQQYSQIFATPTGLPPERELDHQITLKPGAEPFKLKPYRYPHAHKIEIEKQIAEMLSSGIVTHSSSPFASPVLLVKKKENSWRLCVNYRKLNELTVKDRFPIPNIDELLNELHGTKYMSKLDLRAGYHQLRVKAMDTHKTAFQTHHGHFEFLVMPFGLTNAPTTFQALMNRIFQPYMRKFVLVFFDDILVYSPTLESHVQHLQIVLGVLADNQLFCK, encoded by the coding sequence ATGGCGGAGAGCACCAGATTTCGCACATTGGAAGATCAGCTCAAAAAGCAGGAAGCTCGCCTGCAGGAGATGGTGGATTCGGTGGCCGGCGTGCAAGCTGCGTGCCAGCACCAGTTTCAGGAGGAATTAGAGCAGAGGAGTTCGCGGCTGGAAGCGCTCGTAGGAAGCTTGAATCAGAGGTTTGACTCCATTGAGCTGAAGTTCAACAACCAGCTGACCGTAATGCTGAAGGAGAAAGGGTGCGCAGAGCTGGAAACGAGGATCTCCGAGCCGCTATTACCAACTCCACCTTCGCACATGAAGCTGGGAAATCCGAATGGTGCTCAATTCACACCACCAGAAAGTCGAAGTAAGCAATTCACCCCTATCTTGCCAAAATTGGAAATGCCTATGTTTGCTGCGGGTAATCCTAGGGAATGGCTTAGGAAATGCCAGAAATATTTTGTGAACTACCAGATTCCTGATAACCAAAAAGTAGAGATGGTAGAAATGTTTCTCGAGGGGAAGGCCGACAACTGGTTTCAAGGAGTGAAACTTGAAAGGCCTCAACTCTCCTGGACAGGGTTTAGTGATTTGTTGTGTGAAAGATTTTCTGGTAAAGGCTCTCGTGATGTGGTAGAAGAATTCAATAAACTTCAACAAAAGGGGGCAGTAGAGGAATATGAGGAGAAATTTGAGGAGCTTAAAACTCTCATGTTACTTAGAAATCCGAAACTAGATGAGCTTTATTTTGTCTCCAGTTTTTTCAGTGGGTTGAAGGAGGAAATTAGGCCAATGGTGAAGATGTTTAAGCCACAAACACTAGCAAAGGCCTTCGAAGTAGCTGAATTACAAGAGTGCTCCTTAGAAGTGCAAGCAAAGCACTCGCGAAATGCTGGAAAAATGATGTTAGAATCCAGATTTGGGCTGTCTAAGAATATATCTAGTGGACAGAGGTCTTCCAGCTCCTACCGTATTCCAGCCATTACTCCCAACAATAACAAGCAGGAAAACGTGGCCAGGGAGTTTAATAAGGTCTCGGTCGAAGAAATCCAATATAAGCGCAAGCACGGTCTATGTTATAGGTGTGGTGAAAAATTTGGCGCGGGGCACCGATGTAGGACAGGGAACTTGAATTGCTTGGATCTTGAAGAAGGGGAAGAAACAAATTTTGAAGACGCTGAAGGGGAACAAGACGAAAACACTAGGAGAGTTGGTGAACTAGCAGAGGTTTCTCTAAACGCTTTGAATGATGCCATGAGCAGAAAGTCTATCATACTGCGAAGTAACATGGGAGGACTACCAATAAAAATCTTGGTAGACACTGGGACTTCGAATAGCTTCATTCATTTCGGACTTGCTAAATCTTTGTACTTACCTCACCGCGAGGTGACTCCTTTCACAGTCACGTTGGCGGATGGTACTAATATTACTAGTGGCGCAGTTTGTCCAGGGGTCCAGTGGCGGATACAGGACTATCAGTTTCAATTTGACCTGAAGGTAATGGAATTAGGGACTTGGGACATTATCTTAGGGGTAGATTGGATGTACCAGTTCAGTCCCATTACATTTGATTTCCACAGCCTCAGCATTTCCCTCAGCAGTAGTGGGAGTTTGTTACACTTACAGGGGCTTATCAACCAGCCTGTGATGGAACTGGTAAGAGGCAAGGACCTCAGGACTTTTATAGAAGAGAAACGCAGGCATTGTGCAGCCTTACAAGCTGAATCACAACAGCACCGGCAAGTAGATGTCCCTGAACGGGTAGAAGCGGTACTGCAACAGTATTCGCAAATATTTGCCACCCCGACAGGTCTACCCCCGGAAAGAGAGTTGGATCACCAAATCACTCTCAAACCGGGAGCGGAACCCTTCAAACTTAAGCCTTACAGGTACCCTCATGCACACAAAATCGAAATAGAGAAGCAAATAGCTGAAATGCTCTCTAGCGGTATCGTTACTCATAGCAGTAGTCCTTTTGCCTCTCCGGTGTTGCTggtcaagaagaaagaaaactcatgGAGATTATGTGTGAATTATCGGAAGTTAAATGAGTTGACGGTTAAGGATCGATTTCCCATACCGAATATAGATGAACTCCTAAATGAATTGCATGGGACAAAGTATATGTCTAAGCTGGACCTTAGGGCTGGTTACCACCAACTCAGAGTTAAGGCAATGGACACGCACAAAACTGCCTTCCAGACGCATCATGGTCACTTCGAATTCTTGGTCATGCCGTTTGGTTTGACGAACGCTCCGACTACCTTTCAGGCCTTGATGAACCGCATTTTTCAGCCATACATGAGAAAATTTGTGTTAGTATTTTTTGATGATATCCTGGTATATAGCCCTACCCTGGAGTCGCACGTTCAGCATCTCCAAATAGTCCTTGGAGTCCTGGCTGACAACCAATTGTTCTGCAAATGA
- the LOC113782032 gene encoding LOB domain-containing protein 1-like, translating into MESGRRQQNTVYPCAACKSLRRRCSDECVLAPYFPSSEPLRFTIVHKVYGASNIVRRLQELPEHQRSDSINSMVYEAAARIRDPVYGCAGTVTQLQQQILGLQEELAKAQAEILNMQCQIANLVSLIWMEMFPSQEQETISVSGLQQDIIHMPEKQPLDDSDTTNGSLEPLCTHEKAMGI; encoded by the exons ATGGAATCTGGAAGAAGGCAACAGAACACAGTTTAC CCTTGCGCAGCATGCAAATCTCTCCGCCGTAGATGCTCCGACGAATGTGTCTTGGCCCCTTATTTTCCTTCCTCGGAACCATTGAGGTTCACCATCGTCCACAAAGTTTATGGAGCTAGCAACATCGTCAGAAGGTTGCAG GAACTTCCGGAGCATCAAAGATCAGATTCTATTAATAGCATGGTTTACGAAGCTGCTGCAAGAATCAGGGATCCAGTTTACGGTTGCGCTGGTACAGTGACCCAACTTCAGCAGCAAATTCTGGGGCTTCAAGAAGAGTTGGCGAAAGCGCAGGCCGAGATCCTTAATATGCAATGCCAGATTGCCAATTTAGTCTCGTTAATTTGGATGGAAATGTTTCCGTCGCAAGAGCAAGAAACCATTAGTGTCTCCGGGCTGCAGCAAGATATTATCCATATGCCGGAAAAACAGCCATTGGATGACAGTGACACAACTAATGGTTCTTTAGAACCACTTTGTACACATGAGAAAGCTATGGGCATATGA